AATTTCAAATTCCCTCATCATATTACTCACCCCCTATATCATTTATATTACTAATATTTTATTTTAGAATAAATTCTTGAATATTTTAATAACATTTATGCTTTCTTTTAATATAATAAAATATATAGATATATTAAATCGTTGTTTAAGGAGTCTTAAAATGAAAATTGGAATTGATGCTAGAGCTGCAAAGTGGTATAGAGGAACTGGTATAGGAACTTATTCTTACCAACTAATTAACTCTTTAAATAAAATTGATAATTATAATGATTATTCGCTTTTTGTACCAAACGACTGTAATCTAGGTATACCATTCAAAAATAATTTCCATATAAACCCTATTAAGCAGGAAAAACAAGATAACTTCTGGAATGAGGTAAATGTCTCTAACCCATTACTAGACAAGTCTATAGATATATACCATGTCCCTCAAAATGGTATTGGTTTACCTGTTAGCAAAGATTGCCCCTTTGTTATTACGCTACATGATATTATTCCATATAAAATGCCAGATACCGTAGGTGATCAATATCTTAAGATTTTTAATGAAAAATTACCAAACATCATTCCTATGTGTGATGGAATAATTACTGTGTCAGAGTATTCGAAAGAAGATATTATTAAAGCTTTTAACTTTCCGAGAGAAAAAATATACGTTACTTATTTAGCTAGTGAGGATATTTATAAACCATATGATAAAACTTTTAGTAAATCTATAGTTGAAAAAAACTATTCTATTACAGGGGACTATATTTTATATATCGGAGGGTTCAGTCCTAGAAAAAACATTCTTGGGTTACTTGATTCATTTAGTATGCTTCTTCCAAGATTAAAAAAAGACATTAAATTAGTCATTGCAGGTAGCAAAGGTAAATCCTATGACATATATAAAAAAAGAGCACAAGCTCTTCACATTGATGATAAAGTAGTCTTTCCAGGCTTTATATCTATGAATCATATACCCTTCATGTACAACGCTTGTGAGCTCTTTGTATATCCTTCATTTTATGAAGGTTTCGGTCTACCACCAATTGAAGCAATGGCCTGTGGAATACCTGTAATAACCTCAAATGTCACATCTATACCTGAAATAGTTAAAGATTCAACGCTTCTTGTAAATCCTTATGACATTAATGAGTTAAGTGAAAAAATGTACAATGTACTTCATGACGATCTCTTAAGGCAGTCTCTTATAACTAAAGGATTAAAAAGAGCATCTACCTTGACTTGGGATAATACAGCCGCAAATACTCTAATCGCTTATCAAAACATACTAAATACAAACAAAATATAATTTCACTACTTTAAACCCCCACATAGTGCTTTTATCACTAAGTGGGGGTTTTTTCTAGCAATTATGATTATTTTTAAAGTCTTCTAAAAACTTTTCTCTATCCTCTTTATACTCTACTTTCTTCTTTAATCTATTTAAAAATACCTCTTCACTCCATTGTTTTTTCCTTGTATAATAGTCTTTCGATATACTATAGAAATCCTCAGGAAAGCTAAGCATACCATAAAGCACTTTGAGTTCCCTATCGTCTAATGGGTTTACCTTTGTATATTCTTGTAAAATACTGTTACATTTATCTTTATCATAACAAAAATTTTTTATTACTTTATTTACAAAATTACAAACGTCATGAACCCTTAAATCTACAACAGCATAATCAAAATCTAAAAAATACACTTCTCCCTTGTTAATTAATATATTATGATGAGCCAAATCATGATGACAAAACACGATTTTTTCTTTTTCAGCGCATAATTCGTAATAATTTGATCCCTTAATAATATCTATACTTCTTTTTATATTTTCCGAGTAATATTGTACATGCTCTAAAAATATATCATCGAATTCATTTTTATTTTCATTTAGGGTTGCTATGCTTTTAAAAAACATAAGTTCATCTAATTTATTCTTATAATTTTGTATAATCTTACCGCCTAAGTACCGCTGCTCATTCTTTGCAAGTAGCCTTTCGAATTCTTCCTTATGCATAAGGCCTTGTGATGCTTTATGAAGCTCAGCTATCGCTCTGGATGCAAGATTTACATCAACTGGATTACTATACTCACACTCTCTCCCTTCTACTAGATTCATAATGCAATATATATCACTTTTCCATGGAACATATATTAGTTCAGCTTTCGTCTTTTCAAATTGAATAATTCTATCAAAATTATTATTTCTAATGTATTCAATACCATAATTAATAAATTCAAGTAACTCTATACTGTAGTTTACCTTTTTTAAAACTTTATCACCTTTATTTGTATCAAGTATAAAAACCTTTCTTACTGGAATAACATCATAAACCACAAGATCAAATTTGCTAAATAAATTTACATCTAGATCATATTTGCTTAAATACGCCTTATCTTTGTATCTGACATCTAACATATTTTCACCTCTCTAGTTTCCATTTTACTAATTTAAAATAATGGATCTCCATCTTGAACTAAAGCTTTTTTAATCCTCTGTGAAAACTTATCCTCATGCCACACTCTTTTACCTGTTCTATATCTATTACAACATTTCATGAACTCATGAGGATATGAGATTAATGCTATTAAAAATTTTTCACTATCAGCATCTAGTCCTTCGATATAACAAAATTCTTTAGCGAGCTTACAAAAATCAAGCTTTGCTCCTTTTCTTTTTAACCTACTAAGTAAAGGGAGACAATCCATCTCCACCATGTTGTAACTACAATTATTAAAATCAACCACGTAAATAAAATCACTCCTCCTAAGGTTTTGAAAATCTGTATTCCCTAAGCATATTTCAGATCGTCTCATACTTCTTGTTATAATTTCTAAATAATTTGAATCCTTCACTTTCCTTATACACTCTTCTCCTCTATCAATAACTTTTTCCCCATATTTAATAATTACTTCTTCAAATGAATTTTGAGGTCCATCTTTTTTAATGTTATTTATATCTACAGTAAGCTTTTTGATAGATTTTTTATAATCTTCTACTGTTTTACCAGTATTGTTATTTAATCTATTTCTAAGATAACCGTTAAACCCCATACATTTTTCATGTACTGTATAAATAGTAACGAACTGCTTTATTACTAATTCTTCTGGTATGTCTATCTCTGCATTTTTATACTTAAACTCAATAACATTTGCCTTTTTAATATCCTTAAACATCATATAGTCAGAAAAATCATTATAGATGCTTATTGCCACTTGCACCACCTCAAATTCAATCTATTAATTGCTATACTATAGCCAGGTGCTATTTACTATAGCACGGTGTCATTTATTTTTTTTACAACTTTTATCCATTTTTCTTAAAATTTCCTTATGCTGAAACTCTAATTCATTAAGTTTTTTTTGTCTTCTCCTTATTTTTTTAAGTTTTTTAACTTCACCCTTCATATTGTCAAGCTTCATATCATATTCCTCAACAGTTGATTCTTCTACTTCACTTATGTCAAATTCAGGCTCATCCATACACATATCTTTTTTGCTTT
This window of the Clostridium estertheticum genome carries:
- a CDS encoding glycosyltransferase family 4 protein produces the protein MKIGIDARAAKWYRGTGIGTYSYQLINSLNKIDNYNDYSLFVPNDCNLGIPFKNNFHINPIKQEKQDNFWNEVNVSNPLLDKSIDIYHVPQNGIGLPVSKDCPFVITLHDIIPYKMPDTVGDQYLKIFNEKLPNIIPMCDGIITVSEYSKEDIIKAFNFPREKIYVTYLASEDIYKPYDKTFSKSIVEKNYSITGDYILYIGGFSPRKNILGLLDSFSMLLPRLKKDIKLVIAGSKGKSYDIYKKRAQALHIDDKVVFPGFISMNHIPFMYNACELFVYPSFYEGFGLPPIEAMACGIPVITSNVTSIPEIVKDSTLLVNPYDINELSEKMYNVLHDDLLRQSLITKGLKRASTLTWDNTAANTLIAYQNILNTNKI
- a CDS encoding CotS family spore coat protein, with protein sequence MLDVRYKDKAYLSKYDLDVNLFSKFDLVVYDVIPVRKVFILDTNKGDKVLKKVNYSIELLEFINYGIEYIRNNNFDRIIQFEKTKAELIYVPWKSDIYCIMNLVEGRECEYSNPVDVNLASRAIAELHKASQGLMHKEEFERLLAKNEQRYLGGKIIQNYKNKLDELMFFKSIATLNENKNEFDDIFLEHVQYYSENIKRSIDIIKGSNYYELCAEKEKIVFCHHDLAHHNILINKGEVYFLDFDYAVVDLRVHDVCNFVNKVIKNFCYDKDKCNSILQEYTKVNPLDDRELKVLYGMLSFPEDFYSISKDYYTRKKQWSEEVFLNRLKKKVEYKEDREKFLEDFKNNHNC